A region of the Apium graveolens cultivar Ventura chromosome 6, ASM990537v1, whole genome shotgun sequence genome:
caCAGGGTGGCACATTATGTACAACATTAACTCTATAAAAACCTCATGCATATTGCTAATATTGTATCCTCATCTCTATCTTATTTCTTCTTTCTCTTTCCCACACATAAACAAACACAAATGGCTTCTCAGTGTTCATCTACAATGCTGAAAGCCTTGTTCCTGTTGAGTTTCCTCGTGGCCACAACATTTATAAGCATGAGCGAGGCGCGACAACTTAACGAGAAACCAAAGTTTGGGGAAGAGAATGGAAATAAAGCAAAGGTGGAGGATCAAAAAACAAATGAAAATGTAGCTCATTTAACTCAGAATTCTGAAAGTCCTCCATCTTTTCCAAACATACCGTTTCTTCCTCCATTTCCGACGCTTCCTAACTTCCCGCAGATCCCCGGACTTCCTCCATGTCCACTTCCCACCTTGCCTTTCTTTGGCGGCACTACTCCACCTCCTAGCAAGTAGAAGATCAGCCAAATGAAAATCAAAACAAGAAAAGAGTGAAAGAAGAGTGAAGAAGAAAGGATGCATGCATGGTTCTTGTTACGTTTATTTTGGGTTAAATTAGAGCTTGAATTTATTTAATTTGGTTTTTTATCATAATATTTGTGATGATGAAGATTGAAAGATTGTGGATAGCTAGTTAATTAGTAGCTAGCTCCAAATTCTATATTTGTATTACCTTCCGTGAGTGTGTAATTTGTGTGTTGTGTGATTAATAAAGTGAACATCTAAGTTGTTCTTGTGCacatttgtattaattttagCTAATTTTGTGGAGATCATATACCCTTAATGCGAGTATTAGCTTTTATAGTTACCAGACATGGCTACAAGAATGACTTCTTCATAGAACTATTAGTAATAAAATAACATTGCACCATCAAGTAATCCTATATTTACACTTCTGACTTTAGAGTCTTTTGACGTCGTAGATATATAGGGGTTGGTTGGATTGATTGACGTGAATGAAAATGATTTATCACCAAGTCTATATACTGCTttcttatttaatttttttacGAGCTACAACTGTACTGTACTGTTTGTTTAAACTTCTAAGACACTGATAAATTGTGATTATGATTTTTGTTAACTTGCAGCTCTCGATGGTGATAAACGAATCACCGCGTTTGTGTGCTCAGGTTGTAATAATTGTTGAAAAAACTTCAGAGAAAAAAGAAGACACCTACattttgcagagaacttgtactgctatatttcttgttatttcttttcttcttctaaaactcaaggtaaactagccattatataggctttacaaacatattaaaactaactattactaaaactaaccactactaattaatgggtaaattacatgtccataatttactccataactccactacccactactaaacaattctaaaataatatttttctctaataattaatctattgctaaatatctaataattgaataaacaaataattaataactaaatttaagattattccaacaatAATGTCGAGAGAAGCCTCGAAAGATATCAAATTTGGGGACATTCATGTTCAGAAGGGTGTACATGTTTGGGCAGTGGTAACATCATTGCGCACTGATCCTGAAATTTGGGGAGAAGATTCATACAAATTTAATCCAGGCCGATTTGCAAATGGAGTGACAGGGGCGTGTTGGTCCGTGGATATGTCTTGGACAAAACTTAGCGTTGGTTCATCTCAAGATCTTGATTTCACTGATTCTGTCCGGCTGTTCACTTTCTCTTTCTCCGAAATATGTTCAGGTACCATCTTCGAGTTTGGTCGTAATGAATTTTCTAGTTAGGAAGTTGTAAGAAACTAGAACATGAACAGAGAACCAAACTTTGGCCCGGACATTGCTAAACAAACTGCAAAGTTTTGTGAGGGGTCGATCAGTTGCAA
Encoded here:
- the LOC141667771 gene encoding cytochrome P450 714A2-like; translation: MSREASKDIKFGDIHVQKGVHVWAVVTSLRTDPEIWGEDSYKFNPGRFANGVTGACWSVDMSWTKLSVGSSQDLDFTDSVRLFTFSFSEICSDLGGKRESNPEPGTTRDKP